The following coding sequences lie in one Flavobacterium sediminis genomic window:
- a CDS encoding uroporphyrinogen-III synthase has translation MKVKTILVSQPEPKVENSPYFELQNKLKVRVDFRPFIHVEGVSAKEVRAQKIDLSKFTAIILTSRNSVDHFFRVAEEMRFKVPEDLKYFCQSEAVAYYLQRYVVYRKRKIYVGQKEFSDLAPLIKKYKDEKFLLPNTDQLNSDVPQTLDALKVDWTQGIFYRTVMSDLSDLKDVYYDVLVFFSPTGIKSLFKNFPDFQQNNTRIAVFGVTTQKEALDRGLRVDIMAPTPEIPSMTGALEKYILEVNKGK, from the coding sequence TTGAAAGTGAAAACAATTTTGGTTTCACAACCAGAGCCTAAAGTTGAAAATTCTCCTTATTTTGAACTTCAGAACAAACTAAAAGTTAGAGTAGACTTCAGACCTTTTATCCACGTAGAAGGCGTAAGCGCAAAAGAAGTTAGGGCTCAAAAAATTGACTTGAGTAAATTTACGGCTATCATTTTAACCAGTCGTAATTCTGTAGATCACTTTTTTAGGGTTGCCGAAGAAATGCGTTTTAAAGTACCGGAAGACCTGAAGTACTTTTGCCAATCAGAAGCTGTAGCATACTATTTACAACGTTATGTGGTATACCGCAAAAGAAAAATTTATGTAGGACAAAAAGAATTCTCAGATCTTGCTCCTTTAATTAAAAAATACAAAGACGAGAAGTTCTTATTACCTAATACCGACCAACTTAATTCTGATGTACCGCAAACATTAGACGCTTTAAAAGTAGACTGGACACAGGGTATCTTCTATCGCACGGTAATGAGTGACCTATCGGATCTGAAAGACGTTTATTATGATGTTTTAGTGTTCTTTAGCCCAACCGGGATCAAGTCTTTATTCAAGAACTTCCCTGACTTTCAACAGAACAATACCAGAATTGCCGTTTTCGGCGTTACCACTCAAAAAGAGGCTTTAGATCGAGGCTTACGCGTAGACATTATGGCTCCGACTCCCGAGATCCCTTCAATGACAGGTGCTTTAGAAAAATATATTTTAGAAGTAAACAAAGGAAAATAG
- a CDS encoding polyprenol monophosphomannose synthase — MPKGLVVIPTYNEIENIENIIRAVMVLDDFFHVLIVDDNSPDGTAQKVLTLQQEYDGRIFVEIRQKKSGLGTAYVHGFKWALSNQYNYIFEMDADFSHNPADLPRLLKACEDGADVAIGSRYSTGVNVVNWPLSRVLLSYFASVYVRIITGMKIHDATAGFICYKRNALENIGLDKIKFIGYAFQIEMKYRAFVKGLRLVEVPIIFTDRTKGQSKMSGSIIREAIFGVILLRIKKLLNTI; from the coding sequence ATGCCAAAAGGACTTGTCGTTATTCCCACGTATAACGAAATTGAAAACATAGAAAACATCATTAGAGCGGTTATGGTTCTGGATGATTTTTTTCATGTTTTAATAGTGGACGACAATTCTCCTGACGGAACTGCACAAAAGGTATTAACTTTGCAACAAGAGTATGATGGCAGGATATTTGTTGAAATCAGGCAAAAGAAATCAGGATTAGGAACAGCCTACGTACACGGATTTAAATGGGCTTTGAGCAATCAATACAATTATATATTTGAAATGGATGCCGATTTTTCCCATAATCCTGCTGATTTGCCGAGATTGCTGAAAGCATGTGAGGACGGAGCGGATGTCGCTATTGGTTCGCGTTATTCAACAGGAGTTAATGTAGTGAACTGGCCTTTGTCGAGAGTATTACTATCTTATTTCGCCTCGGTTTATGTGCGAATCATTACAGGAATGAAGATTCATGATGCTACAGCCGGTTTTATATGCTATAAGCGAAACGCGTTAGAGAATATTGGACTTGATAAAATAAAATTTATTGGCTATGCGTTTCAGATAGAGATGAAATACAGAGCCTTTGTAAAAGGACTGAGGTTAGTTGAAGTTCCGATCATTTTTACGGATCGGACTAAAGGACAATCCAAAATGAGTGGTTCGATCATCAGAGAGGCTATTTTTGGAGTTATATTATTAAGGATAAAAAAATTACTGAACACCATATAA
- a CDS encoding dihydroorotase, with product MRTYLIKNAKIVNEGQIFEGDVLVENGFIKEIAEKISPKSSDCIIVDAEGNYLIPGVIDDQVHFREPGLTHKGNIASESRAAVAGGITSYIEQPNTIPNAVTQELLEQKYEIAAETSYANYSFMMGGTNDNLKEVLKTNPRNVAGIKLFLGSSTGNMLVDNQEVLEKIFSSTKMLIAVHCEDEGTIKTNLERYKAEYGDEIPMKCHPLIRSAEACYISSSKAIELAKKTGARLHVFHLSTAKEMSLFTNKIPLEEKQITAEACVHHLWFTDKDYDTKGSLIKWNPAVKTESDREALWEALLDDRIDVIATDHAPHTLEEKMNPYTSCPSGGPLVQHALIAMFEKHVKGKISVEKIVEKMCHNPAKIFKIEKRGFIREGYHADLVIVNAHLPWVVKKENILYKCGWSPFEGVNFKSRVTHTFVNGALVYANGKVKDVKVGQRLLFERE from the coding sequence ATGCGAACTTATTTAATCAAAAATGCTAAAATTGTAAATGAAGGCCAAATTTTTGAAGGCGACGTTTTAGTAGAAAATGGTTTTATTAAAGAAATAGCTGAGAAGATCAGCCCTAAATCTTCGGATTGTATCATTGTAGATGCCGAAGGGAATTATTTAATTCCGGGAGTTATTGATGATCAGGTACATTTTAGAGAGCCGGGCTTGACACACAAAGGAAATATTGCCAGTGAGAGTCGGGCTGCTGTTGCCGGAGGTATTACATCGTATATTGAACAACCGAATACGATACCGAATGCCGTTACTCAGGAACTTTTAGAACAAAAGTACGAGATTGCCGCCGAGACTTCTTATGCGAATTATTCCTTTATGATGGGAGGAACCAATGATAACCTGAAAGAAGTTTTAAAAACAAATCCCCGAAATGTTGCCGGGATCAAATTGTTTTTAGGTTCATCAACCGGTAATATGTTGGTCGATAACCAGGAAGTTTTAGAAAAAATATTCTCATCTACTAAAATGCTGATTGCAGTACATTGTGAAGATGAAGGAACTATAAAAACAAATCTGGAACGTTACAAAGCCGAGTACGGCGATGAAATCCCGATGAAGTGCCATCCTTTGATACGAAGTGCTGAAGCTTGTTATATTTCGTCTTCAAAAGCAATTGAATTAGCAAAAAAAACAGGGGCTCGTTTACATGTTTTCCACTTGTCTACAGCAAAAGAAATGAGTCTGTTTACCAATAAGATTCCTTTAGAGGAAAAACAGATCACCGCTGAGGCTTGTGTACACCATCTTTGGTTTACCGATAAAGATTATGATACCAAAGGAAGTCTGATCAAATGGAATCCGGCAGTAAAAACGGAATCCGACAGGGAAGCATTGTGGGAAGCACTATTAGACGACAGGATTGATGTTATCGCTACAGATCATGCACCGCATACTTTAGAGGAAAAAATGAATCCGTACACGAGTTGTCCTTCCGGAGGACCACTGGTTCAACATGCTTTGATAGCGATGTTTGAAAAGCATGTAAAAGGGAAGATCTCAGTAGAAAAGATAGTAGAAAAGATGTGCCACAATCCGGCAAAGATATTTAAGATCGAGAAAAGAGGATTTATCAGGGAAGGATATCATGCCGACTTGGTTATTGTAAATGCTCATTTGCCTTGGGTTGTTAAGAAAGAAAATATTCTGTATAAATGTGGCTGGTCTCCTTTTGAAGGCGTTAATTTTAAATCAAGAGTGACCCATACTTTTGTGAATGGAGCTTTAGTATATGCAAATGGTAAAGTGAAAGACGTTAAAGTAGGACAGCGATTATTGTTTGAAAGAGAATAA
- a CDS encoding DUF4296 domain-containing protein has protein sequence MKKIIILSAFLIIACNSNPVPKPDRLLDEEQMKNILYDLAILQATESFSPKTLRENGVDTKAYLFEKYQIDSVTFYQNQRYYASDARKYKQMYQSVLDRINSQIPEEGESSDPLEKNSSVKKKDSATKSRRRQTNRLLDRDTIDNNLPLK, from the coding sequence ATGAAAAAGATAATTATTCTGAGTGCTTTTTTAATTATAGCTTGTAACTCTAACCCGGTTCCTAAGCCGGATCGCTTATTAGATGAAGAGCAGATGAAGAATATCTTATACGATTTAGCTATCTTACAGGCGACAGAAAGTTTTAGTCCTAAAACATTAAGAGAAAACGGGGTTGATACAAAGGCTTATTTATTTGAGAAATATCAGATAGACAGTGTTACATTTTACCAGAACCAGCGTTATTATGCTTCTGATGCTCGTAAATACAAACAAATGTATCAATCGGTATTGGATCGTATCAATAGCCAGATTCCAGAAGAGGGTGAATCGTCTGATCCGTTGGAAAAAAATTCAAGCGTTAAAAAGAAAGATTCTGCTACTAAATCTAGGAGAAGGCAAACAAATCGTCTTTTAGATCGGGATACTATCGACAATAATCTTCCTTTGAAATAA
- a CDS encoding NAD-dependent epimerase/dehydratase family protein gives MILVTGATGLVGSHLLVKLLQENEAVKAIYRNKKSLEAVQRVFVYHDALPLFEKIIWVKADITDIPSLNNTFENVTEVYHCAAHISFDPKDENLLRKINEEGTANIVNCCIDFGVRKICHVSSIAALGDLKENETVITEETEWNTEFPHSDYAITKYGAEMEVWRGYQEGLEVVIVNPGIIFGYGFPDKGSSLIIKNIKKGFPFYSKGLVAIVAVADVVDCMTALMKSTINGERYTLVSENISQEELFYTLADLLKVKRPYVYANKTLTAIGWRLDWFLSFILGKKRMFTKTMAKSSHNTHQYDNSKIKQALGYDFKTINEIFTFISKEDYCR, from the coding sequence ATGATATTAGTAACAGGCGCAACAGGTTTGGTAGGCTCTCACCTACTTGTAAAACTGCTTCAGGAAAACGAAGCTGTGAAAGCCATTTACAGAAACAAAAAAAGTTTAGAAGCCGTTCAAAGAGTCTTTGTATATCATGATGCTTTGCCACTTTTTGAAAAGATCATTTGGGTAAAAGCTGATATCACTGATATTCCGAGTTTAAACAATACTTTTGAAAATGTTACTGAGGTTTATCATTGTGCTGCTCATATTTCTTTTGATCCCAAAGATGAAAACCTGCTTCGAAAAATAAACGAAGAAGGAACCGCTAATATTGTTAACTGTTGCATTGATTTCGGAGTTCGTAAAATTTGTCATGTTTCATCCATTGCCGCTTTAGGCGACCTGAAAGAGAACGAAACTGTAATTACTGAAGAAACGGAATGGAATACGGAATTTCCGCACAGTGATTATGCAATAACCAAATACGGTGCTGAAATGGAAGTATGGAGGGGCTATCAAGAAGGTTTAGAAGTCGTTATCGTTAATCCCGGAATTATTTTCGGTTATGGCTTTCCCGATAAAGGCAGCAGCCTGATTATAAAAAATATTAAGAAAGGGTTTCCGTTTTACTCAAAAGGTCTCGTTGCAATTGTTGCCGTAGCTGATGTAGTGGATTGTATGACCGCCTTAATGAAAAGTACTATTAACGGGGAACGCTATACCTTAGTTTCTGAAAATATTTCTCAGGAAGAACTATTTTATACACTTGCTGACCTACTAAAGGTTAAAAGGCCTTATGTGTATGCCAACAAGACTTTGACAGCGATTGGCTGGAGATTAGACTGGTTCTTGTCTTTTATTCTGGGCAAAAAGAGAATGTTTACCAAAACTATGGCTAAGTCTTCCCATAATACACACCAGTACGACAATAGTAAAATCAAACAAGCGCTTGGTTATGATTTTAAAACTATAAATGAAATTTTCACTTTTATTTCAAAGGAAGATTATTGTCGATAG
- the tyrS gene encoding tyrosine--tRNA ligase, with the protein MKNLVEELRWRGLVHDIMPGTEEQLTKESTTAYIGFDPTSDSLHIGSLVPIILLKHLRNFGHKPIALVGGATGMIGDPSGKSDERNLLDEATLNKNVEGIKGVLSRFLDFEATDANAPILVNNYDWMKEFSFIAFARDIGKRITVNYMMAKDSVKKRLSGEVGDGMSFTEFTYQLIQGYDFYHLHKTYGCKLQMGGSDQWGNITTGTEIIRRMNVGNDEQAKAFAMTCPLITKADGSKFGKSEGGNVWLDAEKTSPYKFYQFWLNTTDVDAEKYIKIFTFLDKETIDALIAEHQQAPHLRVLQKRLAEELMLFVHSQEDLDNAIAASNALFSNSIDELKKLDEKTFLEVFDGVPMVELSMSEIEAGLDMIGALAAKTNFLASNGEARRELKQNAISVNKTKVGEDKVITKEDLINDQFVLLQKGKKNYYVIRVK; encoded by the coding sequence ATGAAAAATTTAGTAGAAGAATTACGTTGGAGAGGATTGGTACATGATATCATGCCCGGAACTGAAGAGCAATTGACAAAAGAATCTACTACAGCATATATTGGTTTTGATCCTACTTCGGATTCCTTACACATAGGAAGCTTGGTGCCTATCATTTTGTTAAAGCACCTGCGCAATTTTGGTCATAAACCTATTGCATTAGTAGGTGGGGCAACGGGAATGATTGGTGATCCTTCAGGAAAATCAGATGAAAGAAACCTTTTAGATGAAGCTACATTGAATAAAAATGTGGAAGGGATTAAAGGCGTTTTGTCTCGCTTTTTGGATTTTGAAGCAACGGATGCCAATGCGCCGATTCTGGTAAATAATTACGACTGGATGAAAGAGTTTTCATTTATTGCTTTTGCCCGTGATATTGGAAAGCGTATTACCGTAAACTACATGATGGCAAAAGATTCGGTAAAGAAACGTTTGAGTGGAGAAGTAGGAGACGGAATGAGCTTTACGGAATTCACATACCAGTTGATCCAAGGTTACGATTTTTACCATTTACACAAAACCTACGGATGTAAATTACAAATGGGAGGAAGTGATCAATGGGGTAATATTACTACCGGAACGGAAATTATTCGCAGAATGAATGTGGGTAATGACGAGCAAGCTAAAGCTTTTGCTATGACTTGTCCGTTAATTACGAAAGCAGATGGTTCTAAATTCGGAAAAAGTGAAGGTGGAAATGTATGGTTAGATGCCGAAAAAACGTCACCGTACAAATTTTATCAGTTTTGGTTAAACACAACGGATGTTGATGCTGAAAAATACATTAAGATCTTTACATTTTTAGATAAAGAAACGATTGATGCTTTGATCGCGGAGCATCAGCAAGCACCGCATTTACGTGTGTTGCAAAAACGTTTGGCAGAAGAATTGATGTTGTTTGTACATTCTCAAGAAGATTTAGATAATGCTATTGCGGCTTCAAATGCTTTATTTAGTAATTCTATTGATGAGTTAAAAAAGTTAGATGAGAAAACTTTTTTAGAAGTTTTTGATGGTGTGCCAATGGTTGAGTTATCGATGAGTGAAATAGAAGCCGGTTTAGATATGATTGGAGCTTTGGCAGCCAAAACCAATTTCTTAGCTTCTAACGGTGAAGCACGAAGAGAATTGAAACAAAATGCAATTTCGGTAAACAAAACGAAAGTAGGAGAGGATAAAGTAATTACAAAAGAAGATCTCATCAACGATCAATTTGTATTGCTTCAAAAAGGAAAGAAAAATTATTATGTGATCAGAGTGAAGTAA